GATCTTCAAGCGGAACTATATTCGGAAGAAATTCTACTAATGTAACTTGTGTACCTATTGCATTATAGAAATATGCCAATTCTGTTCCTATGGCTCCCGATCCGACAACTATCATGCTTTCAGGTTGTTCTTTGAGTGTTAAGGCTTCTCTGTATCCTATGATCTTTTTTCCGTCTTGTTTTAGATTCGGTAATTCTTTTGATCTTGCTCCGGTTGCCAAAATAATGTGTTTTGCTGTATAGCTTTCTTTGTTACCGTTATTTGTTACTTCAACCGTATTATTTCCGGTTAATTTTCCGAAACCTTTAATTCGAGTAATATTATTTTTTTTGAAAAGAAACTCTACACCTCTATTCATTTGTGCAGATACATTTCTGCTTCTTTCAATGATTTTTGAGAAGTTCGGTTTTGCATCATTTATTTCAATGCCGTAGTTTTCAGCATGCTTTGCATATTCGTAAACTTGAGCGCTTTTCAGTAATGATTTAGTGGGAATACAACCCCAATTGAGGCAAATACCTCCGAGTTCCGCTCGTTCTACAACGCCGGTTTTTAATCCTAATTGTGATGCTCTGATTGCAGCTACGTATCCTCCCGGACCGCTGCCTATGATTATTATGTCGTAGTTCATTTTTATTAATTAAATTATTTAGTGAAAAGTAATTATCACATTTTTTATTTTATAACTTCATATTGCTTTTAAACTTAAATCTAAACTTTTTATTTGGTGTGTCAGTGCTCCAACTGAAATAAAATCAACACCGCATTCGGCATAACTTCTTAAAGTATCCAAAGTTATTCCTCCCGATGATTCAACTTCATATTTTCCGGAAATGATTTTAACGGCTTTTTTGGTATCTTCAACAGTGAAATTATCAAGCATTATCCTGTGAATTTTTCCCACTCTTAATACTTTTTCCAATTCTTTAAAATCACGGACTTCAACTTCTATTCTGATGTCTTTATTTTTTTGTTTCAAATATTTATTAACTTTTAATACTGCTTTTTCAATACCTCCTGCAAAGTCTATATGATTGTCTTTCAACATTACCATGTCATATAATCCCATACGATGATTTGTTCCGCCGCCTGTTTCAACAGCCAATTTCTCAATGTGTCGTAATCCGGGAGTTGTTTTTCTTGTGTCCAAAACTTTTGTCGGTAAATCTTTGATTAAATCAGCATAACCGGCTGTTTGCGTAGCAATGCCGCTCATTCTTTGCATGAAGTTTAATAAAAGCCGTTCAGCTTGAAGAATTGATATTACATTTCCTGATATTTTAAAAGCAATATCGCCCGGTTTTATGCGAGTACCGTCTTTAATAAAGATTTTAATTTTAAGATTCGGGTCGATTTTTTTAATGATTCTTTCTGTTATTTCGACTCCTGCAAGTATTCCTTTCTCTTTTACCAGAAGTTGTACTTGCCCTTGTTCATTATTTGGAATACAGGATAAAGATGTATGATCTCCGTCGCCTATGTCTTCAGCTATGGCTAAATCAATTAATTGGTCAATATAATCGGTCATTTGTTTAATGAATTAAATTTTTCAGAAAGGGGCTTATTAATTTTTGAATATATTTCTTTTATATTTTTCGGAAAGTTTTCAAATGCTGCAAGTTCTGCAATTGCAATGGTTTCGTTATTAAAAACAACCGGTATTATGATAAGATTAGACGGAGAACTGCTGCCCAAACCTGATAATACTTTAATATAGCCTTCCGAAATATCAGTAATAATTTGAATATCTTTATTTAATGCTGCTTGGCCTGTTATTCCGTCTCCTTCTTCAAATTCTTTTATTTCATTTTCAGAATAAAAAGCGTAGTTTGCAGTTGATTGGAATTTTTTATTTTTTTTATTTTTAATGTAAAAAATTCCCTGCACTATAAAAAAATCTCTTGCAAAGTTTTGTAATAATAATTCGGCAAGTGATTTTATATCAGTAGGTTTGTGTATGTCTTTTAATATTTCTGTAATATGATTTTCCGTTTGTGTTTGAAGGTCTTTGCTTAAA
The nucleotide sequence above comes from Bacteroidales bacterium. Encoded proteins:
- the nadC gene encoding carboxylating nicotinate-nucleotide diphosphorylase, producing MKQMTDYIDQLIDLAIAEDIGDGDHTSLSCIPNNEQGQVQLLVKEKGILAGVEITERIIKKIDPNLKIKIFIKDGTRIKPGDIAFKISGNVISILQAERLLLNFMQRMSGIATQTAGYADLIKDLPTKVLDTRKTTPGLRHIEKLAVETGGGTNHRMGLYDMVMLKDNHIDFAGGIEKAVLKVNKYLKQKNKDIRIEVEVRDFKELEKVLRVGKIHRIMLDNFTVEDTKKAVKIISGKYEVESSGGITLDTLRSYAECGVDFISVGALTHQIKSLDLSLKAI
- a CDS encoding GAF domain-containing protein, translated to MQKLPVRKISAVIFFLIIIGLIFILYTKNNIEKLDRITILIYGGLFFSALFLLILNLLKSVPEKEKIINSEKDTKDNRKKDDNLSKDLQTQTENHITEILKDIHKPTDIKSLAELLLQNFARDFFIVQGIFYIKNKKNKKFQSTANYAFYSENEIKEFEEGDGITGQAALNKDIQIITDISEGYIKVLSGLGSSSPSNLIIIPVVFNNETIAIAELAAFENFPKNIKEIYSKINKPLSEKFNSLNK